The genome window AATGTACCATATCAGTCAGCGTACTTTAATTAAATATAAGAAAACTTGTACAACTTTCGACCCAAAACGCTAATTATTGGCCAAAAAATAAAATACCTGCCAAGTTGTCAGTCCACCAATGATGTCGCTGCCGAACTAATTGCGGCAGACGAAGCCATGGAGGGTCTCGTTGTCATAACGGATAACCAGACTGCCGGGCGGGGGCAGCGTGGCAATCAATGGGAAGCCCGTGCAGGCCAAAATTTAACGATCTCTATTATTCTACAACCGTCTTTCCTTCAGGCTAGTGAACAATTCTGGCTAAACATTGCGGTATCACTCGGTATTAGCGACTGGCTGGAAACGTACGTTCATGACCGGCTAAAAATTAAGTGGCCCAATGATTTATACATTGACGAGCGCAAAATTGGTGGAATACTGATTGAAAATACCTTACAAGGCTATTCAATTGCCTGGTCAGTGGTTGGTATTGGTTTGAACATCAACCAGACGCAATTCAGTAATCCGAACGCAACCTCCTTACTTAATGAAACACCAAATGATAGTGAATTTGTTCTTGAAGAAGCACTTCATTTACTGTTGACAAGCTTTGAGCAACGGTATCTGGCCCTGCGCGCCAGCCGAACCAATGGCGCCCAGCGGAATGTCCTGAAAGCCGCTTACCTGCAACGTCTTTTTCGGTACCAGGAAGAGCACGACTTTATTGCCGATAACGAGCGTTTTCGGGGAATTATTGTTGGAGTCAGCGAAACAGGGCTTTTGGCTATTCAGAGTGGCGAACGGCTTCGTTATTTCGGTTTTAAGGAAGTAGAGTTTGTATTGGGAAATAGATAGGCAAAAGAAAAGCTGTCGGCATTTGCCTGACAGCTTTTCAACGGTTCACAACTATATAACTACTTGTAAATTCTACGTCGTGCGGCGACGCGAGAAAAGAGCAGCGATACCTAAAATAATTACTGCTCCTACAAAGGCGGTCAGGACACGGTCCAGAAAACCACTAGCGCCAGTCGAGAATGTATTTCCAAAAATCCAGCCACCAACTAACGCCCCTACAATACCCAGGATGATTTCCATTAAAAGGGATAATGAAAATCGTTTAAACAAAAGGTCGGCTAGCCAGCCGGCTACAGCCCCTACCAAGATTGTTACTAAAATTCCCATGTCTCTCTAATCGTTGAGTGTGTATAAATAACGTATAAATAACTGGTGCAGGGCTTTATTTGTTTAGCGAATTAGATTTTAATCCAATCAGAGCAAGCATGCGTCCAGTCTGACCATGTTCGAGGCGATACGAAAAATAGTCCTGGTTGTGCAAAACAGTTGAATAAGGAGAGATTTCAATCTGAGATTTTGGAAGACCCATCGTCATCAATTGCGCCGCATTGGCATTTTTTAAATCAATGCAATACTTCTGTTTATCGCTATCATATC of Tellurirhabdus bombi contains these proteins:
- a CDS encoding biotin--[acetyl-CoA-carboxylase] ligase; the encoded protein is MYNFRPKTLIIGQKIKYLPSCQSTNDVAAELIAADEAMEGLVVITDNQTAGRGQRGNQWEARAGQNLTISIILQPSFLQASEQFWLNIAVSLGISDWLETYVHDRLKIKWPNDLYIDERKIGGILIENTLQGYSIAWSVVGIGLNINQTQFSNPNATSLLNETPNDSEFVLEEALHLLLTSFEQRYLALRASRTNGAQRNVLKAAYLQRLFRYQEEHDFIADNERFRGIIVGVSETGLLAIQSGERLRYFGFKEVEFVLGNR
- a CDS encoding GlsB/YeaQ/YmgE family stress response membrane protein, with the translated sequence MEIILGIVGALVGGWIFGNTFSTGASGFLDRVLTAFVGAVIILGIAALFSRRRTT